In Struthio camelus isolate bStrCam1 chromosome 31, bStrCam1.hap1, whole genome shotgun sequence, the genomic window CCTGCTCTGGGCTataggggggctatagggggacAATTGGCAGTGCCCCCTCCATGGGCTATGGGGGCAATTGGGTGTGCCGTGCCCCTCCCATGGGCTATGGGGCAATTGGGAGTTCTCCCCCCATCTGAGCAATGAGGGGCAATTGGGGGTGCCCTCCCATGGGGTATTGGAGGTGACCCTCCCCCCTTTTGGGCTATGGGGCAATTGGAGATGCCCCCTATGGGCTATAGGGGCAATTGAGAGGTGTCCCCCAGCCCGTGGGGGGCAATTGGGGTGCCCCCCCATGCTGTGGGGGCAATTAGGGTGTCTCCTATCTGGGCTTGGGGGGGACATCCCAATGCCTCCATACTATAGGGGGGCATGGGGGTGTGTCCCCCCCTCTCCCACAGGCCCTGGGGTCCCCCCATCTCACAGGAGGGGGGGGCTTtgggttgccccccccccccggcaatgGGGACCTGCCCCACCAAGGCTCACGGAGGGGCTCCAGGGGGCTCCAGACTcagggtggggggagatgggggggctCCCCCCagtgactgctaatttggggtaGAAacgtccccccccccacttcattttgggggagggaggggaatccAACCTTCCCCCATTGCTGCCTGCCAAGAGGGTGTTGCCCCtcgtttccttttttcccccgaAAATAAAGCGGTTTGGGGAAAGGgctttgagggggggggggtgtaccgTGCCCTTCCTCACTGTCCTCATCGCTGCCATGAAGGCTGGGTGGGGGCTTTTATCCAtctcaccccaccccaccccacccgccccaatccccctccccaaaacctccCCGGCACCAGGCAGGGCCGCAGCAACcgccttcccctcccttttccgggggggggggggggagaaaacggTCAGAGCGaacgcggcggcggctgccgtcTCCGCAGCCCCTTTGTGTccggctccgccgcccccgggggtcgccttctccttgcctttctttgcctttaaaaaacaaacaaaccaaccaaaccaacccaaaatgcacatttaaaaaaaaaaaaaaaatctctctctcctaTCTAGGCCAGGGCTCTGCGCGGAGCCCTCCCCTCGCTCGCTGTCGGCGATCGTAGCGGCTGTCAGACCGCGAGGCTTTCCCGAATCGCACCTTTTCCGCCTCGTTTCGCGAGCAGCGTTTCCCGGGGCTCGCGGCAGCGTCGGGCTCCGTTTCGGCGGCGTTCGGTCCCCGGCGCGGAAAGCGAGCCCGCGGCTTGGGGTAGAAAACAAACCCGTGAGGAATAACCTGCCCCATCGCTTTTAAGCAAAACCGTGCCCAAAAAAGAGTGCTCGGCGCCCGCCGCTTTGCGTTCGTTTGGGCCTTTTTCGGTAAGCCGGACCGCAGTAAGAAATCACAGCAGTGCGCAGAgattttgattattattttttgttgtaTTCGTCCGCTCTGCGCCGGGGTGGGAGACGACGGCCGATCGCCGCGTTTCGCTTCGGTTTCGCAGCCGCGCTCCTGTTCGGGTTTATTTAACCCCGTTTTTGCGGGCGCGGGGTTTGGAAACGAAAACCGCCGCTGCTGGACTTCAGGTGGGATTTTCGCACCGGTCAGCCGAGAAATGACTCTTCCTGGGAAAGCGCCGGTCCGGAGGAGAGGCAAAATCGTCGAGGCCAAGGATTACGCAGAATAGGGAATTACGCCCGCCGGGTTTGCGCTGTGTTGGCGCAGCCCCGGCACCTGCTTTCCCCTCCTTGGGAAATCCCGGGCGAAAGGAGAAATCCGCCTTTCCCTGAGCAAAAATCATCACTGGTGACTTCTTGGCGCATCCTGATGCTCCAGAGAGGGAGAAACCTTcacattttttggtttttttcctccaactccTCTTCAGGCATTGAGGGTCGGGTTATCTtgcaatttcccttttttttaatggaattccCGCATCCTGTGTTTGATTAAACCCAGGGACAGCAAAGCCCAGGTTTTGCCAAGCTGGATGGGGAAGATCCGCATCCGTTTCTCCCAGCACCCGATGGCTCCGCTGCGAATTGCCCCTCGAACCGCGGCGAGACGCTCTGCTGCCCCCAACTCCCCGGATGATGCCAAATCTCCCTCCAAGAGCCAGGAAACCTCAAAAATTCCCACTCTGTCCACTTTCTGCCACAGCTCCAACATCCTTTTCCTGTTGCAGCAGGCTAGGAATTGCCTCTCCTAACGTCGCAGGTTCAAAACCCGCCGAGGCCCGGCTGGAAACACCCTCGTTGGCCAGCCGGCGTGGAATATGGAGCTTATCCGGCACCCTGCAGCTCATTTCCGCATTGAAACCGTGGCTTTCTCGTCAGACTCCGGTGCTACTGAAAGGCTACGCGGGCCGTAGGAAAATTATACGCCAAAaaggagaagattaaaaaaaaaaaaaaagcaaggctgCGCTTTAAGTGGATGAGGATGCAGCGAGTTTCTGCTTCCCGGAGCTTtttcaaggggaagaaaaaataatctcttgCCCTGCTGATAAATGTCagtgcttttaaattaaaaccttGGGGTTTTATCCCGGAGCAGGAGACTGGGGCCGTCGGGGTTGGCGTGCCCTGGGTCCTCATCAGTGCAACCCTCCAAAAACACcagtcctgctctctcctccagggTTGAGCTTCCTTCTGAGAAGCGCTGGGTTATTCTTCTTCCCTTAAAAAACCATTCCTGCTTAACGAGCAATTCTGTGTAATTCCATTAACGATTTAACGCTGATTTTCCTCTTAGAGCTGGGCTCTTGAGAGTGAAGCATTCTGGTTAAATTTTGCTGGCTTTTGGGAAAACTATTAACCCGACAGCAGGATATTTGCCACCTCTGAGATAACTGTTACTGCTCCTCGTCGCCTTGCTTCCCGCCAGGCCGTTTCAGGATGGTTATTTGTTGGGAGCCCCTGTTTTTCCCTCAAGGAAGGGGTGAAACTCCCAGCAAAATGGGTTTTCCCAGGATGCTCTGCAGCGCCGGCGGCAAAACAGCTTATTAAAACCCCCAGACAAACTCACCAAAGGTCCCATTTTGCCGTAAATTCTCCCTGGCCGCGTCAGATTGCTTCCATCCTGAAACACAAGATTGCGTCGCCTTTAATTACAGCTGTTAGATTGGCTTAATTTAGCTAAATCAGGACAAACAAGAGGGCTACGCTTAGACTTGACCCATAAATTGGGCTGCTTGACCGGGCTCGGTTGCATTTTTTAGGGAATTAAGTTAATACCTACCTGCGGGCTGAAAACAGAGTGGCGTTCACACCTTATTTTCTGGCGGATAGCGAAAGTAAGGTTGGTTGGTTACTTGGTTTTTTAAACCAAGTAACGTTCAATTTTGGCTAGAAACGGGTCCCCAGGCTGGATCGCGGCCTGCCTGCTCGCGTCCCGACGGAAAGCGAGAAAACGGAAATCGCCTCGTTTCCGCTTCCCGAGTTAAAGCCGCGAACGCGGAGCCGCTGACGCTGTCGCTCGGCTTGCAGGTGAAGGCGCCAGCACCCCGACTCGAGGATTTTGCGGCCCAGCGTCCCCgtcgcccaccccgggccctccCGCCATGGCGAGCCCGGCCGCGAGCCCCGACTCTTCCTCCCACGAGGCCCTCTCCTCTGTCAACTCGGCGCCGGCGTGCTCACCCACCTCCGACTCGGAGAACCTCAGCCCGGatgagctggagctgctggccaaGCTGGAGGAGCAGAACAGGTGAGCAAACGGGAAGCTCCCGCTGCgtttttcggggcagccggggtgaAATTCCCCGTTTCAGAGGCCGCGGTGTTGCCCGTCAGTGCTCAGCCTGCGCGGAAAGCTTCGGAGAGCCTCGGACAACCCGGCTTTCCAGGAGGAGGTGGATATTTGCAGGCTCTTTGGATTTTTATCCCTGCATTAGCCGCCCTTTGCTGGAAATCATTCTCTGAGCAGCTTTGGGGTAGGTTCGAAGTCTGAGAAAAGCGTGTCCGGGCGGCAAGACCTGTTTCAGTCCTCAGCGCTGGTTAAGTTCCGCTCTCGGTTCGCTGCCTCTCTCCCGAGCTGCCCCGGTTGCGTCCGAATGCtgggaaggaaataaaagcagcagcgAGCCCAAACAGGGCCAAGGATGGGGCAAAAAGGAATGAGTGAAAAACGATCTGGCACTTCGGAGAAAAGTTGGGCTCTGTCCCCGCTTCCCCTTGGGTCGAGGAAGATGCGATTGCATCTTCCTTCGCCTTTTCTCAGCATCGAGCGAGCCCCTCTCCCCAACTCCCGAACCGAGACACTGAGCAAAAAGCTCCAGCCCTGACATTAAACCCTTTTTGCGTACCAAAAATCAAACCCAGAATGAAAATTTCTGGGAAAACCGGATGGTGATAATTGCGTTGATCGCCGCTCCGCGACAGCGATAGCGGCCGAATGCTTTATTGGCTGCTTGGGCAATCCAGAGCGTTAAAACAactcaggggaaaaaagtataaaaatcccTCATTTCCACTTCTGGAATTAAAAACTGCCTCTTTCTGGGGTTATTTAAAGCACTCGAACTGGGAGGAGACCAAAGCTTCCCACGGAGCATGGTGGGTTTGCCCCAGCGCCGCTGCGCTCGCGCTgtgttttctcttgaaaatcccCGTTGCAAACCTTAAAAAAGTCTGTAACGTTCTTCAAATTCTTGCACGTTTTCAAATAATGCTTTGAATTTGGAAAATAcgaattctttaaaagaaaaaatggggaaaaaataagcgGTTGGTGCCCTCCAGGTGATGGTGCCCATGGGGAGCCCTCTGCTCCGCAGAGCGGCCTGGAGGGCGGCAGGGGAATTCGGCCTGGCGGCGTTTCCGCGGGTGTTTCACGATCTCTGGGCTCTCCGGCAGGCTCCTGGAAGCAGACTCCAAGTCCATGCGCTCCATGAACGGCTCGCGAAGGAACAGCGGCTCCTCCTTGGTCTCCAGCTCGTCGGCCTCCTCCAACCTGAGCCACCTCGAGGAGGACACGTGGATCCTCTGGGGCCGCATCGTCAACGAGTGGGAGGAGTGgcggaagaagaaggagaagctgCTGAAGGTGAGTCCGCGCAGCGGCTCGATGCCGCGGCAGAACAGCGGTGGGTTTCCACCCCCTTGTCCCCTCTCTGGCTTTTTGCTACCGGCTTTTCCGCAGGAGCTCATCCGGAAGGGGATCCCCCACCATTTCCGCGCCATCGtctggcagctgctctgcagcgcCACCGACATGCCCGTCAAGAACCAGTACTCGGAGCTGCTCAAGATGTCGTCCCCCTGCGAGAAGCTCATCCGGAGGGACATCGCCCGCACCTACCCCGAGCACGAGTTCTTCAAGGGGCAGGACAGCCTCGGCCAGGAGGTGCTCTTCAACGTCATGAAGGTACGAAGCCTCCTTAGCTTCAAGGAGGCCCCAGGGCCCATCCAGCACCCAAGGGAGACCCCAGGAAGACCCCAAGCTCAGCGCAGATGAGCTACGGCCTTTCCCAGGCCGCCTCGTCCGGCCCCAGGTCCTCCGGTTTCACCCCAGGAGGTGTAAAACCATCCCCACGGGGCTCTGGCATGAGACAGGACCATTTCCACCCAGCTGATCTCACGGCAATGACGATGTAAACCAGCTAAGCCCTGAATCTCTCCCTTTTTCAGCCGTGAAAGCCACGGGATGAAAGAAATTCCAACTAGGGTGGTGGAACTGAAGAAACAAACTGCACTTTTCCCCCAAATGGGTTTCTTGTGGCCTTTGCTCTAGAAGGCTGGTGCTTTTGCTGGATATTAATGTTAAAAGCTTCTGGGTTTCTTGCGGGTTTTGTGGCTCTGCGTGCTAGGAGTGGGTGAAAATGCCCCGTTCCTCGGCGAGCAATGCAAACGTTCCTGGAGCTCAAAACGCTGCATCCCTGCGTCCGTCCCAGACCGTGCTTTTCCCGTTGAATTTTCCCCCGATGAGAGGAATGGGATAGTTGGTCCCAAGCTTTTTTGGTCTGAACAAAAGCCGACAGTAAAAACATACTTAGGGGAATGGCGTCAGCCTGAAAAAACAAAGCCACTGGGCACCTCGCGGTCCCTGGCAGGCACGTGgggccagccccgctcagccgcCCTCTCTTCCCTTCAGGCTTATTCCCTGGTGGACCGGGAGGTCGGATACTGCCAGGGCAGCGCCTTCATCGTGGGATTGCTGCTCATGCAGGTTTGTGCTGTGCCGCTCCTCACTTCTTTTCccggctggaggaaaaaaagcggCGGGCGGCTCCGGGGCACGCTCGGCAGCTTTCGGATGCTGCTGCCAGGGGTTTAACGCTGTCTCGGTTGGACGCCAGATGCCCGAGGAGGAGGCTTTCTGCGTGTTCGTGCGGCTGATGCAGGAGTACCGCTTGCGGGAGCTCTTCAAGCCCAGCATGGCCGAGCTGGGGCTCTGCATCTACCAGTTTGAGTACATGCTGCAGGTAAATGCCAGCCCCGACCTCGAATCTGCCCTGGGATAAGCCCAGCGGGGGAAAAAACAACCCGCGGCTTTAGAGAAGCCGAAACACCGCGCGAGCTCGTGGGAGAAGCCGGCACAATCGGTTGCAACAAGGGAGCTCGTCTCCAATAACCCGGTGGCACCTCAGGTGGGCAATTGCCCAATAATATGTTTTCCCCCCCCGGGTTTCTCTCTCACATCCAGGAGCAGTTGCCGGAGCTGAACATCCACTTCCGTTCGCAGAGCTTCCTCACCTCCATGTATGCCTCGTCCTGGTTCCTCACCCTCTTCCTCACCACCTTCCCCTTGCCGGTGGCCACGCGGGTCTTCGACATCTTCATGTACGAGGTAACGAGGCCGCGGCCAGGCCAGCAACAGCAAGGGCTTCCCCGGGGACACGATCGATGCAAACGTGGCGCCACTCTCCCGCTTGAATAGAAAGACCCTTTTAGACATAGCCCAGAATGAGAAAATGCGAGTTTTCCCCTGCCGCGGTCTCGAAAGCGTGGCAAAAAGCTGTGAATTTCTTAAATCGTTGCTCTCTCCTGAATCTCAGCTCTGCTTGTTCAGCGGCAATAGGCCAATATCAAACctggatgttttctttttcttttttcccctcactctgGGTTCAGAGCGGGGATAAATAAGAGCCGCTTTCATATGAGCTGTGATGGAAACCCACCACACATGGCATTAGCCGGCCGGGAGAGAAACCAGAGACTCCCAAACTCGTGCACGCTCACACCGGAGGGGCCAGGGTGGGTGCAAACGGGTGTCCGAGGCACCGCCGCCTCGAGCCTCCCTTGTGCCTCATTGCAGGGGCTGGAGATCATCTTCCGCGTGGGCATGGCCCTCTTGCAGTTCAACCAGGCCGAGCTGATCCAGCTGGACATGGAGGGGATGTCACAGGTGAGAGCATGCAGCGGGCTGGATTTCAGGGCGAATTCGCAGCCTGGGGCTTAGTTTGCGGTCGGAGGGCGGCAGGATTCACCCTTGGTGTCGCCTCCGCAGTACTTCCAGAAGGTGATACCCCACCAGTTCGACAGCTGCCCTGATAAACTCATCCTGAAAGCCTACCAGGTCAAATACAACCCCAAAAAGATGAAGAGGTGAGTCAGTTTGAGCTCCTCCGCTCAGTTTTGGGGACCAACAGGCTGGCGCCCCTCTCCGTTGTGCGAATGCTGGAGCCACTCCACAAAAAAACGGAATCTGGGGACCGCCTGGATGTTGGGCACTTGGGGTGGCTTCAAGCTCGATGGGGAAAAGCCCCGCCAGGGAGCACCATGCCGCTGCGCTGTGATCCATCTCAGGGTATCGGAGGGGTTTAATTCGCCACGGGGGGCTTGCCGGGACGGTGCGGGTGATGGCGGGTGCCGCACGCGTCTCCTCCCTGTGTCCATGGCAGGCTGGAGAAGGAGTACGCCGCCATCAAGAACAAGGAGATGGAGGAGCAAATCGAGATCAAGGTAGGACCTTTCCTCCCTCCGTCCCGGCACGCAGCAGCTCAGAGCTGCCCAGGCCACCCCGCAGTGGGCACCGTCAAGGTTTCCGAGctgatttcttctctcttcttcctccccagcgGCTCAGGACCGAGAACCGCCTCCTGAAGCAGCGGATCGAAACGCTGGAGAAGGTGAGGGCCCTGGCGCACCCCGTGCTGCTCCGGCTCCCGAAAGTCTCGCCCGACCCGGCTCTGGCTTGGCACTGCACCTGGGAGAAGCGGCGCTGGGGCAGCCCGGGCATTGCTCGCATGCCAaacccgccgaggggcctctgtGGCCGCCGCTGCCTCCTTATCTGAGCGCCGTCTCTGCGCGCTTTAAATCTCACCTCCCAGGCGACGTCTTGGCCCCTCGGATGGCAGAGAAGGGGGTCGGGGCCGTTCAGCAGCAGCCACCAACATGCTGAGACCGCTTGGAAAAGGTCTCGCTGGAGTTGCACTGGATTtgggtcccttttttttttttggttctgtttttttttgttgttattgtttttctcCTGCCTGGGGGTGGCCCTCGCGCCTGGGATTTTTTGTGCCTCGGCAGCACCGGAAACGGCCTCCCCGCTCCTCCTCAGCGACTCTTCCAAGCCCGAATCTTAAAAGCGGACCTAACTAAAACGTGCGTCAAGGAAGGCGGCTCGCTGCCCGGTCTAAACGCCAGGAGCAAGTTCTCAGGGTAGAGCAACCCCGGGCCCATGCCAGGCTGGCCAAGCCGctgccgtcctctctgccggggCTGTCGGGCTCTTCTCTCCGCCTCGGCTTCGCTCTCTTCTTTTGCTTCTAGCTGTAGTGGGGAGTCGCTTGTCTGACGATCTCGTTATTTGTcgttatctttttctttcctccctccgtCTTTCCTTCCCTGTGGGGCTGTCCTGTAGGAGAGCGCTGCCTTGGCAGACAGGCTCATCCAGGTATCGTAAAGCCGTTCTTTCGTCTCCGCTCACTTTGCCGTTTCGCTTTCCTCCAGCCCAGAAACCTCCTACTGCTCTTCTGCGACGCTCGCTTTTTCCTCGCTTCTCTTCCGGCAGCGGAAAAACCCGCTTCCCCACTCGGGGCTGGGCGCTCCCTctagcacggcacggcacggccgccTTTCGGCTCTCGCCGCCCCGGGCATTGCGATTTATTCGGaaatccccccctccccggcccagCAGCGGGTCTGTAACCCCCTGGGCCACCTGGTTTTAACCACCTAAGCACGGAGGTGAAGCTTAAACCACCACCGGGCTAGCTCGTCACGGGGTGCCCAGGGACAAACTTGGCTAAAAGCCGGGCTCGATCCTGCCCCCAGCTGGCTGCAGATTGAGTTTAAAAgtggttttaattaattttacccCCGTGTAGGCGAAGGAAAGAGGAACAAAGCTGTTTCCCCCTACTCTGCCACAGCTCACAAGCAGCCTGGGgccagaggggaggaaaaaaaccctccgcGGGAAGCGGGCACTCGCCTTCCCGGGGCTTGGCAGTGACGGGCGCGTGTCCCCTCTTGGTGGCAGGGCCAGGTGACACGAGCGCAGGAGGCGGAGGAGAACTACATCATCAAGCGAGAGCTGGCAGTGGTGAAGCAGCAGTGCAGCTCGGCCACGGAGAACCTGCAGCGAGCCCAGAGCACCATCCGTGAGCTGCAGGACCAGCAGGTCGGTTCCCGGTGCCTCGCGGAGCGGGTGCCCGAATCCCTTCCCCGTTGTCCCTTCCCAGCCACTATCCATTCGGGGACGTGCCACAAGCATGTCGGGGCTTGGCGGGCGCCTGCCTCCCCTTTCGGCGCCACTGGCTGGTGCTTGATGTGCGCCCACCCGCTCTCGCAGGGCAACCCGCGCTTCACGGAGGAGTTCGTCACCCACCTGGAGACAGAGCTGGAGCAGTCGCGGCTGCGGGAGACCGAAACCCTCAACGCCCTCAAAGAGATGCAGGACAAAGTGCTGGACATGGAGAAGGTAGGGGGGCAAGGGAGCAGGATTTCGTCCGAGTGTCAGTGTTTCAGGGGTCTGCCGTGAGTGTTGGTGTCTCAGGGGTCTCTTGTCCTGGCGTCCCCCATCTTGGGGAATCTCCAGGATTTTGGGAGTCTCCCATGAGTGTTGGCATCTCAGGGGTCTCCCATCCTGGTGTCCTGTGAGTATCAGTGTCTTGAGGGTCTCCCACCCAGCATCCTGCAAGTGTTGGCACCTCGAGGGTCTCTGGTCCCATGAGCGTCAGCATCTCAGGGGTCTCCCGTGAACATCGGCATCTTGGGGGTCTCCATTCCTAGTGTCCTGTGAGTGTCAGTGTCTCAGGAATCTCCTGCCAGGGTGTTGTGTGAACATCAGGGTCTTGGGGAATGTCCTATGAGCATTGGTGTCTCAGAGATTTCCCATCCCAGTGTCTCACAAGCATCAGTGTCTTGGGGGTCCCCAGTGTCTCAGGGATCTCCCATCCTGCTGTCCTATGGGTGTCAGTGTCTCAGGGGTCTCCTGCAAGCAGTGGCATCCAAGCATAAACGTCAGTGTCTTGGAGATCTCTGGTCCCAGTGTCCCACAGGGATCTCCTGGCACAACATGGCCCAGGCATCAGTGTCTCGGGGATCTTCTACCTGGCGTCCCATGAGTGTTGGTGTCTCAGGGATCTCCATGAGCATCAGTGTCTCAGGGATCTTCTGTCATGGTGCTGCATGAGCATCAGTGTCTCGGGGATCTCCCATCCCAGGATCCCATGAGTGTCTACGTCTTGGGGGTCTCCTGCAAGCGTCGGCATCTCGGGGGTCTCCAACCCTGATGCGTGCGAGTGTTGGTGTCTCAGGGATCTCTTGGCCTGATGTCCTGCATCTCGAGGATCTCCGGCTGTGGCATTGCATGAGCGTTGGTGTCTCAGGCTCTCCGGCATCATGGGGATCTTTCGTTGCTGGGTCACATCAGCATCAGTGTCTTGGGGGGGGTCTCTTGTGAGCATCATCGTCTCGAGGGTCACCATCTCTGGTGTCACACAAGTGTCGGTGTCTCAGGGATCTCTCCTGGCATCACGTGTCTCAGGGATTTCTGGCCCCAGCATCACACAAGCGTCGGCATTTTGGGGCTCTCCGGTCCCAGTGTCCCATGAGCATTGGCATTGCAGGGACCTCCTGCTGAAACGTAGCCCAATCGTCAGCATCTCAGGGATCATCCCAACTGGTGTCCCATGAGCAACGGTGTCTTGGGGGTCTCATTCTGTGGTGTCACATGAGTGTTGGTGTCTTGGGGATCTCTTATCCTGGTGTCCTGCATCTTGGGGTTCTCTGGCCTCAGCATTGCATGAGTGTTGGTGTCTTGGGGGGTCTCCCGGAAGCATCGATATCTCGGGGATCTCCCATCTTGGTGTCTCGCAAGTGCTGGCATCTCAGGGGTCTCCAGCCCCAGTGTCACCTGAACGTCAGGGTCTCAGGGCTCTCCCATCAGGCATCGTGGCAGTCACCTGAACGTTGCCGTCTTGAGGGCCTCCAGCCCTGGTTTCATCTGAATGTCAGGTTCTCGAGGCGCTCTCACCCAGTGTCACAGGGGTCTCCAGCCTCCGTGTCACCCAAACTTCAGGGCGTTGGGGCTCTCCTGCCTGGCATCCCGTAAGTGTCCCCTGCTGCAGGGTGCCTGTGCCGACGCCGCGGCTCCACTCTCACCCACAGAGGAACAGCCTGCTCCCGGACGAGAACAACGTGGCCCGCTTGCAGGAGGAGCTCAAGGCGCTGAAGGTGCGCGAGGCTGAGGCTGTGAAGTCActgaaggagctgcagcagcaggtcaAGGATCTCAACGACACCTGGCAGGTAAGGCCAGGCCCCGGGGCCGCCATTCACCCTGGCTGCCAGGCAAGGGCACCTCGGCCCTCACCCGAACGCCTGGGTCCTCTCTGCCCTAGGCTCAGCTGGCGCGGGCCAGCGGGCGCTGGAAGGATTCGCCCCGCAAGAACAACATCAACGAGCTGCAGGACGAGCTGATGACGACGCGCCTGCGAGAGACGCAGGCCCAGGCTGAGCTGCGCGAGCTGCGGCAGCGGGTGGTGGAGCTGGAAACCCAGGtgagaggctccccgagccgaGGACGGGGTTGAAAAAGCAGAGCAAGACCACCGGGATCGTCAGGGATGGAGGCGTGGGGTGAAGCCGAGGGTGCAGAGCACCCATGGATGCCACGAGGAGGTGCCATGCCACCTTCCAAGCATCCTCTGGTGCCCGCAGGACCAGATCCACAGCAACCTGCTGAACCGGACAGAGCAGGAGTGCGCggggctgcaggagaagctgcagtaCGTCACGGCCCAGAACAAGGGGCTCCAGACCCAGCTGAGCGAGACCAAGCGCAAGCACGCCGAATCCGAGTGCAAGGTGGGCTGCCCGACATCCCCTCCGACGGGGTCCCGGTGTCCCCTCCGACAGGGTCTCAGTGCCCTGCCCAAGGATAGCCCCATGTCTCCTCCTACGAGGTCCTGATGTGCCACGCAAGGGCAAGCCAGTGTCCTCTCTGATTGGGTA contains:
- the EVI5L gene encoding EVI5-like protein isoform X5, producing MASPAASPDSSSHEALSSVNSAPACSPTSDSENLSPDELELLAKLEEQNRLLEADSKSMRSMNGSRRNSGSSLVSSSSASSNLSHLEEDTWILWGRIVNEWEEWRKKKEKLLKELIRKGIPHHFRAIVWQLLCSATDMPVKNQYSELLKMSSPCEKLIRRDIARTYPEHEFFKGQDSLGQEVLFNVMKAYSLVDREVGYCQGSAFIVGLLLMQMPEEEAFCVFVRLMQEYRLRELFKPSMAELGLCIYQFEYMLQEQLPELNIHFRSQSFLTSMYASSWFLTLFLTTFPLPVATRVFDIFMYEGLEIIFRVGMALLQFNQAELIQLDMEGMSQYFQKVIPHQFDSCPDKLILKAYQVKYNPKKMKRLEKEYAAIKNKEMEEQIEIKRLRTENRLLKQRIETLEKGQVTRAQEAEENYIIKRELAVVKQQCSSATENLQRAQSTIRELQDQQGNPRFTEEFVTHLETELEQSRLRETETLNALKEMQDKVLDMEKRNSLLPDENNVARLQEELKALKVREAEAVKSLKELQQQVKDLNDTWQAQLARASGRWKDSPRKNNINELQDELMTTRLRETQAQAELRELRQRVVELETQDQIHSNLLNRTEQECAGLQEKLQYVTAQNKGLQTQLSETKRKHAESECKSKEEVMAVRLREADSMAAVAEMRQRIAELEIQREEGMIQGQLNNSDASQYIRELKDHIDELKAEIRLLKGPKAFGEALGFDSIHIVRHLADEDSLASSDEELAPAPFSLPPRGFLRPAAHAKESSGSTDSEAEEPQAPAGPLAR